The nucleotide window CGCTCCAACCTCGTGGGCATGGGCGTGCTGCCGCTGCAGTTCCTCGGCAGCGATTCGTGGGAGTCGCTGGGCATCACGGGCAGCGAGCGCATCGACCTGCTGCTCGACGCGCAGCTGGCGCCGCAAAGCGCGGCCCGCCTGGTCATCCACGGCGCCGACGGCACGCGGCGCGAGGCCACGCTGCGCCTGCGCATCGACACCCCCATCGAGGTGGACTACTACCGCGCCGGCGGCATCCTGCCCTACGTGCTGCGCCAGTTGCTCAATGGTTGAGCGCGTCTTGCGGGGCGCACAATCGCGGGCATGAAGAAGCAGGTATTGATTGCCGGCGGCGGCATCGCGGGGCTGGCCGCCGGCATCGGCGCCGCGCGCGCCGGGTGGGAGGTGCGGCTGTTCGAGCGCGCCGCGGCGTTCAGCGAAGTGGGGGCGGGCGTGCAGCTCGGGCCCAACGTGGTGCGCAGGCTCCAGTCCTGGGGCCTGCAGGGGCCGCTGCAGGCCGTGGCGGCGTTCCCGCCGCGCCTGGTGGTGCGCTGCGCGCGCAGCGGCGCGCGGCTCGGCGCGCTGGCCCTGGGCCAGACCGCCGTGCAGCGTTATGGCGCGGCCTACGCCGCCATCCACCGCGCCGACCTGCACGCGCTGCTGCTGCAGGCCCTGCGGCAGCAGCCCGATGTGCACCTGAACCTGGAGCAGGCCATTGAGGGCTACGGCGCGTCCGAGGATGCCGTCACCGTGCGCACGCATTGCAAGAAAGTCATCGAGGGCGATGCCCTGCTGGGCGCCGATGGCGTGCGCAGCCGCGTGCGCGCGCAGCTGCTGGGCGACGGCCCGCCGCGCGTCACCGGCCACCTGGCCTACCGCGTGGTGGTGCCGCAGGCCGCGCTGCCGCAGGCGCTGCGCACCAGCGAGGTCACCACCTGGTTCGGGCCGCGCCTGCACGTGGTGCAGTACCCGGTGCGCCGGGGCGAGCTGCAAAACCTGGTGGCCATCGTCGAGGGCCCGGCGCCCGACGACCTCGACACCTGGGACCACGGCGCCAACGCCGCCGACCTGGAATCCGCCCTGGCCGGTACCTGCACCGCGCTGCAGGACGTGGTGCGCGGCGTGCCCGCCGCAGGCGGCGGCTGGCGCCTGTGGCCCCTGGCCGATCGCGCGCCGCTGCGCGCACCGGCGCAGATGGCCCAGGGCCTGGTGGCGCTGTGCGGCGACGCCGCCCACCCCATGCGCCCCTACCTGGCGCAAGGCGCGGGCATGGCCATCGAGGACGCGGCGGAGCTGGAGAGCGCGCTGTCCATGCACGACCTGGAGGTGCCGCTGCGCCTGCGGCGCTACGCGCTCAACCGCTGGCAGCGCGCCGCGCGCGTCCAGGCGCGCTCGCTGCGCAACGGCCGCATCTTCCACGCTACCGGCCTGGTGCGCTGGGGGCGCGACCTGTCGATGCGGCTGCTGGGCGAGCGCCTGCTCGACCAGCCCTGGCTGTACCGCTGAAACCGTGCTTCTCTTTCAATAGCTGCCAGCGCTTGCCAGGAAAGGGCTAGAGGCCATTTTTGCTGCTATCCGGCGCGGGCAACAGGCGGAAGGCCAGGGTGCCCCCGCACAGCAGCGCCGTGATGGTGAGCAGCACCGCCACGTACGGGTCGCCGCCTCGGGCGCTGGCGAGCGAGGCCACCAGGCCCGTCAGCCACTGCACCAGCGCCACGCCCAGGAACATGGCCATGGTGAACACGGCCATGGCGCGCCCGGTCATCGCGGCGGGGTAGGCCG belongs to Acidovorax sp. YS12 and includes:
- a CDS encoding FAD-dependent monooxygenase; this encodes MKKQVLIAGGGIAGLAAGIGAARAGWEVRLFERAAAFSEVGAGVQLGPNVVRRLQSWGLQGPLQAVAAFPPRLVVRCARSGARLGALALGQTAVQRYGAAYAAIHRADLHALLLQALRQQPDVHLNLEQAIEGYGASEDAVTVRTHCKKVIEGDALLGADGVRSRVRAQLLGDGPPRVTGHLAYRVVVPQAALPQALRTSEVTTWFGPRLHVVQYPVRRGELQNLVAIVEGPAPDDLDTWDHGANAADLESALAGTCTALQDVVRGVPAAGGGWRLWPLADRAPLRAPAQMAQGLVALCGDAAHPMRPYLAQGAGMAIEDAAELESALSMHDLEVPLRLRRYALNRWQRAARVQARSLRNGRIFHATGLVRWGRDLSMRLLGERLLDQPWLYR